A stretch of the Marmota flaviventris isolate mMarFla1 chromosome 12, mMarFla1.hap1, whole genome shotgun sequence genome encodes the following:
- the LOC139707806 gene encoding LOW QUALITY PROTEIN: serine/threonine-protein kinase PLK4-like (The sequence of the model RefSeq protein was modified relative to this genomic sequence to represent the inferred CDS: inserted 1 base in 1 codon; substituted 2 bases at 2 genomic stop codons): MATCIGEKSEDFKVGNLLGKGSFAGVYRAESIHTGLEVAIKMIDKKAMYKAGMVQRVQNEVKIHCQLKHPSILELYNYFEDNTYVYLVLEMCHNGEMNRYLKNRMKPFSENEARHFMHQIITGMLYLHSHGILHRDLTLSNLLLTRNMNIKIADFGLATQLTMPHEKHYTLYGTPNYISPEIATRSAHGLESDVWSLGCMFYTLLIGRPPFDTDTVKNTLNKVVLADYEMPTFLSREAKDLIHQLLRRNPADRLSLSSILDHPFMSQNSSTKSKDLGTVEDSIDSGHATISTAVTASSSTSVSSSLLDRRRLLIGQPLPNKMTVFPKHKNSSDFSSGDGSSFCTQWGNQAHETSNSGRGRVIQDAEERPHSXYLRRAHSSDRSGTSNSQSRAKTYTMERCHSAETLSKSKRSGIEENEDRYPPTNSNVNIFHFFKEKTSHSSGSFERPDNNQALSNHLCPGKSPFPFSDQTPQTEIVQQWFGNLQMNDPLSEQIKTRGMESTVGYQKHTLRSITSPLIAHRLKPIRQKTKKAVVSILDSEEVCVELLKEYASQEYVKEVLQISSDGNMITIYYPNDGRGFPLADKPTLPTDNISRYNFDNLPEKYWRKYQYASRFVQLVRSKSPQITYFTRYAKCILMENSPDADFEVWFYDGAKIHKTEDLIQVIEKTGKSYTLKDENQIHSLKEEIKIYMDHANEAHRICLALESVISGEXKKSGSAPFFPIIVGRKPGNTSSPKALSTPPCVDPNYAIRDAPSLGRLIMNSATTPTQAPILNPSIVTAEXLGHTTTASGTNVSSNNLKDCLPTSAQLLKSVFVKNVGWATQLTSEAVWVQFNDGSQLVVQAGVSSISYTSPNGQTTRYGDNEKLPEYIKQKLQCFSSILLMFSNATPGFH; the protein is encoded by the exons ATGGCGACCTGCATCGGCGAGAAGAGCGAGGATTTTAAAGTCGGAAATCTGCTCGGTAAGGGATCATTTGCTGGTGTCTACAGAGCTGAGTCCATTCACACTGGTTTGGAAGTTGCAATCAAAATGATAGATAAAAAAGCCATGTACAAAGCTGGGATGGTACAGCGAGTCCAAAATGAGGTGAAAATACATTGTCAATTGAAACATCCCTCTATCTTGGAGCTATATAACTATTTTGAAGATAACACTTATGTGTACCTGGTATTAGAAATGTGTCATAATGGTGAAATGAACAGATACCTAAAGAATAGAATGAAACCTTTCTCAGAAAATGAAGCTCGACACTTCATGCACCAGATCATCACAGGAATGTTGTATCTTCATTCTCATGGCATATTACACCGGGACCTCACACTTTCTAACCTCTTACTTACTCGTAATATGAATATCAAGATTGCCGATTTTGGGCTGGCAACTCAATTGACAATGCCACATGAAAAGCACTATACATTATATGGAACTCCTAATTACATTTCACCAGAAATTGCAACTCGAAGTGCCCATGGACTTGAATCTGATGTTTGGTCCTTGGGCTGCATGTTTTATACATTACTAATTGGGAGACCACCTTTTGACACTGACACAGTCAAGAACACATTAAATAAAGTTGTATTGGCAGATTATGAAATGCCAACGTTTTTGTCAAGAGAGGCCAAGGATCTTATTCACCAGCTACTTCGTAGAAATCCAGCAGATCGTTTAAGTCTGTCTTCAATATTGGACCATCCTTTTATGTCCCAAAATTCTTCAACAAAAAGTAAAGATTTAGGAACTGTAGAAGACTCAATTGATAGTGGACATGCCACAATTTCTACTGCAGTTACGGCTTCTTCCAGTACCAGTGTAAGTAGTAGTTTACTTGACAGAAGACGACTCTTGATTGGCCAGCCACTTCCAAATAAAATGACTGTATTTCCAAAGCATAAAAATTCAAGTGACTTTTCTTCAGGAGATGGAAGCAGTTTTTGTACTCAGTGGGGAAATCAAGCACATGAAACCAGTAACAGTGGAAGAGGAAGAGTAATTCAAGATGCAGAAGAAAGGCCTCATTCTTGATACCTCCGTAGAGCCCATTCCTCTGATAGATCTGGCACTTCTAATAGTCAATCTCGAGCAAAAACATATACAATGGAACGATGTCACTCAGCAGAAACACTTTCAAAGTCCAAAAGATcaggaatagaagaaaatgaagaccgATATCCACCCACAAATAGCAatgtcaatatttttcatttctttaaagaaaagacatCTCATAGTTCTGGATCTTTTGAAAGACCTGATAACAACCAAGCACTTTCAAATCATCTTTGTCCAggaaaaagtccttttccattttcagaCCAGACACCTCAAACTGAAATTGTACAACAGTGGTTTGGAAATCTGCAAATGAATGATCCTCTTTCAGAACAAATCAAGACTAGGGGTATGGAGTCAACAGTGGGATATCAGAAACACACACTGCGAAGCATTACGTCTCCTTTGATTGCTCACAGGTTAAAACCAATCAGACAGAAAACTAAAAAGGCTGTGGTGAGCATACTTGATTCAGAGGAGGTGTGTGTGGAGCTTCTAAAGGAATATGCATCTCAAGAATATGTGAAAGAAGTACTTCAAATATCTAGTGATGGGAATATGATCACTATATATTATCCAAATGATGGAAGAGGCTTTCCTCTTGCTGATAAACCGACCTTACCTACTGATAACATCAGTAGGTACAACTTTGACAATTTACCAGAAAAATACTGGCGAAAATATCAATATGCTTCCAGATTTGTACAGCTTGTAAGATCTAAATCTCCCCAAATCACTTATTTTACAAGATACGCTAAATGTATTTTGATGGAGAATTCTCCTGATGCTGATTTTGAGGTTTGGTTTTATGATGgagcaaaaatacacaaaacagaagATTTAATTCAAGTAATTGAAAAGACTGGGAAATCTTACACTTTAAAGGATGAAAATCAAATTCATAgcttaaaagaggaaataaaaatatacatggacCATGCTAATGAGGCTCATCGTATTTGTTTAGCACTGGAATCTGTAATTTCAGGAGAGTAAAAGAAGAGTGGGAGTGCTCCCTTTTTCCCAATAATTGTGGGAAGAAAACCTGGTAATACTAGTTCACCTAAGGCCCTGTCAACACCTCCTTGTGTGGATCCAAACTACGCAATAAGAGATGCACCATCTTTGGGTAGATTGATCATGAATAGTGCTACTACTCCAACCCAGGCACCCATACTTAATCCTTCTATAGTTACAGCTG GACTTGGCCATACCACTACAGCTTCAGGAACAAACGTCTCTTCGAATAATCTAAAAGATTGTCTTCCTACATCAGCACAACTTTTGAAGTCTGTTTTTGTGAAAAATGTTGGTTGGGCTACACAGTTAACTAGTGAAGCTGTGTGGGTTCAGTTTAATGATGGGTCCCAGCTGGTTGTCCAGGCAGGAGTATCTTCTATCAGTTACACATCACCAAATGGTCAAACAacta